A genomic stretch from Sceloporus undulatus isolate JIND9_A2432 ecotype Alabama chromosome 5, SceUnd_v1.1, whole genome shotgun sequence includes:
- the LOC121931912 gene encoding uncharacterized protein LOC121931912 isoform X1, translating to MLVKGLLSQPGFLGALRRLRPKRGLLIPGQTWAGAPSRMSLAESNAGLPEVQPCCHKATAALKEEEKSPPGPDPLPAFPSPGASVMRVSRTVHLYRPPGVPSGSSPLVLLLPWFGAPAHALAKYLSLYVSRGWMVLVAESSVGHFLWPRWGLDYAAQVLGLLREGGPLGGHPLLIHAFSIGGYTFAQMMVHLAEHPEEYASVRERIRGLIYDSLVAGSLADMARECKTSSLQSQCLLRTISSATSKESLSASMPGATNKKPLPLPPALCGQDDQLSRPAAVHPPGDAPLLPPLPPLHRRLLRGRPGHLPPAAPPLPSPGLLLPQRPAERRQSHAAAPGRLAGGWHRCPGARVASLPPCRAPAPPSAGLYPGPGHFPAGSALAPSQAPGKTLAGGSQQTLTHRSGGKGQNRNRGQGCGIRCPHAPQGGNNVFQNQPQGLPGLTLKC from the exons ATGCTTGTGAAAGGGCTCTTGTCGCAGCCTGGCTTCCTGGGTGCATTAAGGAGGCTTCGTCCCAAACGAG GGCTGCTCATCCCAGGACAGACGTGGGCAGGGGCTCCATCCAGAATGTCCCTCGCCGAATCGAACGCAGGACTCCCGGAGGTGCAGCCCTGCTGCCACAAAGCCACCGCAGCgctcaaggaggaggagaagtcacCCCCCGGCCCCGACCCTCTGCCAGCCTTCCCGTCCCCCGGTGCATCCGTGATGAGGGTCTCCCGCACTGTCCACCTCTACCGTCCCCCCGGGGTCCCCTCCGGCTCCAGTCCCCTGGTCctcctgctgccctggtttgGGGCTCCGGCCCATGCCCTGGCCAAGTACCTCTCCCTCTACGTCTCGCGCGGCTGGATGGTGCTGGTGGCTGAGAGCAGCGTGGGGCACTTCCTGTGGCCCCGGTGGGGCCTGGACTATGCTGCCCAGGTGCTGGGGCTGCTCAGGGAAGGGGGGCCCTTGGGGGGCCACCCGCTCCTCATCCACGCCTTCTCCATCGGCGGATACACCTTCGCCCAGATGATGGTCCACCTGGCTGAACACCCCGAGGAGTATGCCAGCGTTCGGGAGCGCATCCGGGGTCTCATCTACGACAGCCTTGTGGCTGGGAGCCTGGCAGACATGGCAAGGG AATGCAAGACAAGTTCCCTGCAGAGTCAATGCCTGCTGAGGACCATCAGTTCTGCCACCTCAAAGGAGAGCCTCAGCGCTAGCATGCCAGGAGCTACAAACAAAAAGCCATTGCCGTTGCCGCCTGCCTT GTGTGGCCAGGATGACCAGCTCAGCCGTCCTGCGGCCGTTCATCCACCAGGGGACGCTCCTCTACTTCCGCCTCTTCCGCCGCTGCACCGTCGCCTATTACGAGGCCGCCCTGGACATCTTCCACCAGCCGCCCCTCCGCTGCCCAGTCCTGGTCTTCTTCTGCCACAACGACCCGCTGAGCGACGCCAGAGTCATGCAGCAGCTCCTGGACGCCTGGCGGGTGGGTGGCATCGCTGTCCAGGTGCAAGAGTGGCCAGTCTCCCACCATGCCGCGCACCTGCGCCTCCATCCGCAGGACTATACCCAGGCCCTGGACACTTTCCTGCAGGGTCTGCCCTTGCCCCCTCCCAGGCTCCAGGCAAAACTTTAGCCGGGGGAAGCCAACAGACCCTGACCCACAGAAGTGGAGGAAAGGGTCAGAACAGGAATAGAGGGCAGGGTTGTGGGATCAGGTGCCCCCACGCCCCACAAGGAGGCAATAACGTTTTCCAAAACCAGCCCCAGGGGTTGCCAGGCTTGACCCTGAAATGCTAG
- the LOC121931912 gene encoding transmembrane protein 53-A-like isoform X2, with translation MLVKGLLSQPGFLGALRRLRPKRGLLIPGQTWAGAPSRMSLAESNAGLPEVQPCCHKATAALKEEEKSPPGPDPLPAFPSPGASVMRVSRTVHLYRPPGVPSGSSPLVLLLPWFGAPAHALAKYLSLYVSRGWMVLVAESSVGHFLWPRWGLDYAAQVLGLLREGGPLGGHPLLIHAFSIGGYTFAQMMVHLAEHPEEYASVRERIRGLIYDSLVAGSLADMARGVARMTSSAVLRPFIHQGTLLYFRLFRRCTVAYYEAALDIFHQPPLRCPVLVFFCHNDPLSDARVMQQLLDAWRVGGIAVQVQEWPVSHHAAHLRLHPQDYTQALDTFLQGLPLPPPRLQAKL, from the exons ATGCTTGTGAAAGGGCTCTTGTCGCAGCCTGGCTTCCTGGGTGCATTAAGGAGGCTTCGTCCCAAACGAG GGCTGCTCATCCCAGGACAGACGTGGGCAGGGGCTCCATCCAGAATGTCCCTCGCCGAATCGAACGCAGGACTCCCGGAGGTGCAGCCCTGCTGCCACAAAGCCACCGCAGCgctcaaggaggaggagaagtcacCCCCCGGCCCCGACCCTCTGCCAGCCTTCCCGTCCCCCGGTGCATCCGTGATGAGGGTCTCCCGCACTGTCCACCTCTACCGTCCCCCCGGGGTCCCCTCCGGCTCCAGTCCCCTGGTCctcctgctgccctggtttgGGGCTCCGGCCCATGCCCTGGCCAAGTACCTCTCCCTCTACGTCTCGCGCGGCTGGATGGTGCTGGTGGCTGAGAGCAGCGTGGGGCACTTCCTGTGGCCCCGGTGGGGCCTGGACTATGCTGCCCAGGTGCTGGGGCTGCTCAGGGAAGGGGGGCCCTTGGGGGGCCACCCGCTCCTCATCCACGCCTTCTCCATCGGCGGATACACCTTCGCCCAGATGATGGTCCACCTGGCTGAACACCCCGAGGAGTATGCCAGCGTTCGGGAGCGCATCCGGGGTCTCATCTACGACAGCCTTGTGGCTGGGAGCCTGGCAGACATGGCAAGGG GTGTGGCCAGGATGACCAGCTCAGCCGTCCTGCGGCCGTTCATCCACCAGGGGACGCTCCTCTACTTCCGCCTCTTCCGCCGCTGCACCGTCGCCTATTACGAGGCCGCCCTGGACATCTTCCACCAGCCGCCCCTCCGCTGCCCAGTCCTGGTCTTCTTCTGCCACAACGACCCGCTGAGCGACGCCAGAGTCATGCAGCAGCTCCTGGACGCCTGGCGGGTGGGTGGCATCGCTGTCCAGGTGCAAGAGTGGCCAGTCTCCCACCATGCCGCGCACCTGCGCCTCCATCCGCAGGACTATACCCAGGCCCTGGACACTTTCCTGCAGGGTCTGCCCTTGCCCCCTCCCAGGCTCCAGGCAAAACTTTAG